The genomic stretch AGAAATCTCCCACCCGTCCGACTCGTTCCAACGTGGAGGAGAGACAGGACAAGGGAACGGCTATCGGGCCGGATTGTTCGACGTGCCGGCACCGACAGAACGCTCACGCCGTGCCCCCCGCTCGCTCAATGACCAGGTTGCCGACGACATCAGCAGCGGCACGCCAGCTGGGCGGGATGACGAGCGTCGTGTCGTACTGGGTGACGATCGCCGGGCCGTCGATCGTCTGCCCCGCCGTCAGGGTGGCACGCTCGTAGATCGGCGTAGTGATCGCCTGCGGCACACCATCGACGCCGAAGACGACGTTGCGCCGTTCGGCTGGGGTAGCCGGAGTGGCGTCGCCTGGTTCGCTGCGCGTGAGCTCCGGTGGGGTCGCGACGCCTCTGGCTTTGACGCGGACGTTGACGATCTGGACGCGCTCGCCCGGGTCGCTGTAGCCGAAGCGCCGCTCGTGCGCCTGATGGAACGCCTCTATCGCGCCGCGCAGATCGCCCTCGTACGGCACAACCAGCTCGTAGGACTGGCCGATATAGCGAATGTCCAGCAGGCGTTCGATCTGGATCTGATCGGTAGCGACGCCCTCAGACAGCAGATCGGCTCGACCGGTTTCGGACAGCTCGCGGAAGACTGGCTCGATCGCGGCCTCGGCGGAGTCGTCCTCGACCATGACGGTGCGGACGTAGTCCTTGAGGACATCGGCGGCCAGCATGCCGAGCGCGGACAGCACACCCGGTGTCGCCGGGGCCAGCACGCGCGGAATGCGCAGCACGTCGGCCAGCTCGCAGGCGTGCAGCGGGCCAGCGCCACCGAAGGCGACCAGCGCGAAGCGGCGCGGATCGTGGCCGCGCTCGACTGAGATGACCCGGATTGCCGCCTCCATGTTGGCGTTGGCCACGCGGATGATGCCGAGCGCGGCTTCCTCGATGCTGGTGTCGAGGCGCTGCGCGACTGGCTCAATCGCCGCTCGGGCGGCGGTGACATCAAGCGTCATCGTCCCCCCGAGGAAGCGATCCGGAATAAGCCGTCCGAGCGCGACATTCGCATCGGTGACGGTTGGCTCAGTGCCGCCGTTGCCGTAGGCAGCCGGTCCAGGGACAGCGCCGGCCGATTGCGGACCGGCCCGCAACGCGCCGCCCAAATCGAACCAGGCGATGCTGCCACCGCCCGCGCCGACGGTATGGATGTCGATCGTGGGCAGCCGCGTCGGGTGACCGCCGATGCGGCCGTCGGTCGTCTCAGTTAGCGCGCCGTCGATCAGCGCTACGTCAGTCGATGTTCCGCCCATGTCGAACGAGATGATCTGGTCGATGCCCGACGCCGCAGCTACGAACGCTGCGCCGACGACACCGGCGGCCGGGCCCGACAGGAGCGTGCGAGCCGCCTCGCGTCGCGCGGTCGCGGACGAGATAGAGCCACCGTTGGATTGCATGATGCGCAGCGGCGTTGAGTCCGGCAGGGCGGCTTCGAGCCGGGCGAGGTAGCGGTCCATCAGCGGCGCAACGTAGGCGTTCAGCACGACCGTGCTTGTCCGCTCGTACTCGCGGAACTCCGGCAGCACCTCGGATGACGCCGACACGTGCAGTCCGGCGGCGCGGGCCGCCTCAGCGACAATCTGCTCGTGGGTCGGATTGGCGAACGAGAACAGCAGGCAGATGGCGACCGATTCGGCCTTGGCGTCAACCATAGCCTGCACGGCGGCTACGACCGAATCGGCGTCCAGCGGCGTGATGATGCCGCCACGCTCGTCGAGCCGCTCGCCGACCTCGACACGCAGATCGCGGGGCACCAGCGGCTCCTCGCGGGTGACGCGCAGGTCGTAGAGCTTCGGACGCGTCTGCCGCGCGATCTCCAGCACATCGCGGAACCCGGCAGTGGTGATTAACCCGGTGCGCACGCCTTTGCGCTCCAGCACCGCGTTGGTCGCGACGGTCGAGCCGTGGACGAGTGCGGCCAGCTGGTCGAGGGCGTCGAGGTCGCGAAGCCCCTGAACAATCGCCTCATCTGGACTACCCGGCGTCGACAGGACCTTGTGGACGTGGATGCCGTTGGCATCAATCACGACGAAATCGGTAAAGGTTCCGCCGGTGTCGACACCGACGAGGACTGCCCTGGCTGACATATCGCTCATTGAACCTGTCTGTCCATTTCTCCACGGTCGCGGTCGTGCGGCGGTCAAGTCCGCTGATTGTAGTGCAGCGTTTGCCGCCTGTTCTGCGGGAATCCCGCGCACGCACTACAATGCCCTGTCGTGAACGACTCACCACGGATCTGCTACGCCGGAACGTACGAGCGCGACTACCCGCGCAATCGCATTGTGATCGACGCGCTGCGCGAGGCTGGCGTGCGCGTTGAAGAAATGCACGCGCCGGTGCTGGAGCTTTGGCGTGACAAGAGTGCCTTGCGTTGGGTCGGGCTGCTGATGCTGCCGATCCGGATGCTGGCTGCGTACCTGTGGCTGATCCCGCAGGTCATCGGGCACCTGCGCAAGAGTGATGCGCTGATGATCGGATACGTCGGGCAGGGCGATATGCTCGTCCTCGGCCCGCTTGCGCGGCTCTGCCGGCGCCCGGTGATCTTCAATCCACTGGTGACATTGACCGACACGATTGTTGAGGACCGCGGGCGGTTTGCGGTCGGCTC from Thermomicrobiales bacterium encodes the following:
- a CDS encoding hydantoinase/oxoprolinase family protein, whose amino-acid sequence is MSDMSARAVLVGVDTGGTFTDFVVIDANGIHVHKVLSTPGSPDEAIVQGLRDLDALDQLAALVHGSTVATNAVLERKGVRTGLITTAGFRDVLEIARQTRPKLYDLRVTREEPLVPRDLRVEVGERLDERGGIITPLDADSVVAAVQAMVDAKAESVAICLLFSFANPTHEQIVAEAARAAGLHVSASSEVLPEFREYERTSTVVLNAYVAPLMDRYLARLEAALPDSTPLRIMQSNGGSISSATARREAARTLLSGPAAGVVGAAFVAAASGIDQIISFDMGGTSTDVALIDGALTETTDGRIGGHPTRLPTIDIHTVGAGGGSIAWFDLGGALRAGPQSAGAVPGPAAYGNGGTEPTVTDANVALGRLIPDRFLGGTMTLDVTAARAAIEPVAQRLDTSIEEAALGIIRVANANMEAAIRVISVERGHDPRRFALVAFGGAGPLHACELADVLRIPRVLAPATPGVLSALGMLAADVLKDYVRTVMVEDDSAEAAIEPVFRELSETGRADLLSEGVATDQIQIERLLDIRYIGQSYELVVPYEGDLRGAIEAFHQAHERRFGYSDPGERVQIVNVRVKARGVATPPELTRSEPGDATPATPAERRNVVFGVDGVPQAITTPIYERATLTAGQTIDGPAIVTQYDTTLVIPPSWRAAADVVGNLVIERAGGTA